A window of Acinetobacter sp. TR3 contains these coding sequences:
- a CDS encoding LysR family transcriptional regulator, whose product MLTDLDDFYCFALVVEHGGFSAAERATDIPKSKLSRRVYNLEEQLGVRLIQRSSRHFAVTDIGMDVYRHAQVMMNAAQAAHDVVNHLSSEPRGVIKVSVPVDIAQNQMAKILPNFLKKYPEVRVQMMVSNRRIDVINEGVDLALRVRSKLDDDPNLVLRQFTAIEQRLFASQAYLNEFGHLTTPEQLSEHRIISMSEEHLDQHFLLFGPENQQKKIKVNPVIMGSNLLMLAELASQNCGIALLPDSIAQDFTKSGQLVKVLPEWTAPHGIFHAVYPSRRGLLPAVRVFIDYLVEQLTESPNKKRA is encoded by the coding sequence ATGCTAACGGATTTAGATGATTTTTATTGCTTTGCCCTTGTTGTCGAACATGGTGGTTTTAGTGCGGCTGAAAGAGCAACTGATATTCCTAAATCCAAATTAAGTCGCAGAGTTTACAATCTCGAAGAACAGCTGGGTGTACGCTTAATTCAACGTAGTTCACGACACTTTGCCGTTACTGATATTGGTATGGATGTTTATCGTCACGCTCAAGTGATGATGAATGCTGCTCAAGCTGCACATGATGTTGTCAATCACTTAAGTAGTGAACCTCGTGGTGTAATTAAAGTCAGTGTTCCTGTTGATATTGCACAAAATCAAATGGCGAAAATATTACCGAACTTTTTAAAGAAGTACCCTGAAGTTCGGGTTCAAATGATGGTAAGCAATCGCAGAATTGATGTAATCAACGAAGGCGTTGATCTCGCCTTACGTGTTCGCTCTAAGCTAGACGATGACCCTAATTTAGTTTTGCGTCAGTTTACAGCAATTGAGCAACGTCTATTTGCTAGTCAAGCTTATTTAAATGAATTCGGTCATTTAACAACGCCAGAACAATTATCTGAGCATCGTATTATCAGTATGTCTGAAGAACACCTAGATCAACACTTTTTATTATTTGGACCTGAAAATCAACAAAAGAAAATTAAAGTAAATCCTGTCATTATGGGTTCGAATTTGTTGATGCTCGCGGAATTGGCAAGTCAAAATTGTGGAATTGCTTTATTACCAGATAGTATTGCACAAGATTTCACAAAATCAGGGCAATTGGTCAAAGTTTTACCTGAATGGACTGCCCCACATGGTATTTTCCATGCCGTTTATCCGTCACGTAGAGGGCTATTACCCGCTGTACGAGTCTTTATCGATTATTTAGTAGAACAATTAACAGAATCACCGAATAAAAAAAGAGCTTGA
- a CDS encoding guanosine-3',5'-bis(diphosphate) 3'-pyrophosphohydrolase produces MATLEQAISLAAKQHEGQVDKANAPYILHPLRVMLNVPTIEHKIVAVLHDILEDTETTIEDLYQFGFQPHIIDAIVALTKKQGETRLEAAQRARQNPIAHVVKLADINDNMDLSRIQSPTVKDFKRLKEYQQVRDLLFQNV; encoded by the coding sequence ATGGCAACACTTGAACAAGCGATTTCATTAGCTGCAAAACAACATGAAGGACAGGTAGATAAAGCAAATGCCCCTTATATATTACATCCATTAAGAGTCATGTTAAATGTTCCTACAATTGAACATAAAATTGTGGCAGTTTTACATGATATTTTAGAAGATACAGAAACAACGATTGAAGATTTATACCAATTCGGTTTTCAACCGCATATCATTGACGCAATCGTCGCACTCACTAAAAAACAAGGAGAAACTCGTCTAGAAGCAGCTCAACGAGCGCGACAAAACCCAATCGCACATGTTGTTAAATTAGCAGATATCAATGACAATATGGACTTATCTCGCATTCAATCACCAACAGTCAAAGATTTTAAGCGTTTGAAAGAATATCAACAGGTTCGAGATTTATTATTCCAAAATGTTTAA
- the grxD gene encoding Grx4 family monothiol glutaredoxin has translation MTEQARDTVALIRDQIAKHPVLLYMKGTPQFPQCGFSARAVEALSQIGRPFAYVNILENQDIRTTLPQIANWPTFPQLWVNGELIGGSDIMLEMFQNGELKPLVEQYSPAPEA, from the coding sequence ATGACGGAACAAGCGCGTGATACAGTAGCGTTAATTCGTGATCAAATTGCGAAACACCCTGTTTTACTTTACATGAAAGGCACTCCACAATTTCCGCAATGTGGTTTTTCTGCGCGTGCAGTTGAAGCACTTAGCCAAATTGGTCGCCCATTTGCCTATGTAAATATCTTGGAAAATCAAGATATTCGTACAACATTACCTCAAATTGCTAACTGGCCTACTTTCCCACAATTATGGGTAAACGGCGAGCTCATTGGTGGTAGCGATATCATGCTTGAAATGTTCCAAAATGGTGAGTTAAAGCCATTAGTTGAACAGTATAGCCCTGCTCCTGAAGCATAA
- a CDS encoding aspartate aminotransferase family protein, whose translation MTNITLAPVQPDQPSHLMATYGRQAISFVRGRGAYLYTADGAEYLDALTGIAVCGLGHAHPVIAEAIAEQAATLVHTSNLFEIPWQTAAAQKLAQVSGMQEIFFSNSGAESNEGAIKIARKFGSKQGISNPKIIVAEQSFHGRTLATLSATGNKKVQEGFAPLVEGFIRVPFGDVEAIQEAAINHPDIVAILIEPIQGEGGVNTAPQGFSYLEEVRALCNQHNWLMMLDEIQTGNGRTGKYFAYQHTNIIPDVMTTAKGLGNGFPVGAVMTQGKAVGLLGAGSHGSTYGGTVLGSRVVYTVLDTLENEKAVENAAVVGAYIVDQLRAQLIDQNVQVRGFGMMIGIQLPKDCAELVAIARDEYKLIINVTAGSVVRLLPPLNMTQAQADELLKRLVPAIQGFLAA comes from the coding sequence ATGACTAATATCACTCTTGCTCCTGTGCAACCTGATCAACCATCACATCTTATGGCAACTTATGGTCGCCAAGCGATCAGCTTTGTACGAGGACGAGGGGCGTATTTATATACAGCGGATGGTGCGGAATATTTGGATGCCTTAACAGGTATTGCTGTTTGTGGTTTAGGGCATGCACACCCAGTGATTGCGGAAGCGATTGCTGAGCAAGCTGCAACTTTAGTGCATACCAGTAACTTATTCGAAATTCCTTGGCAAACTGCTGCAGCTCAAAAACTTGCACAAGTTTCTGGAATGCAAGAAATTTTCTTCTCAAACAGTGGCGCTGAGTCAAATGAAGGTGCGATCAAAATTGCACGTAAATTTGGTTCTAAACAAGGCATTAGTAATCCTAAAATTATTGTTGCTGAACAATCTTTTCACGGTCGTACTTTGGCGACCTTATCTGCGACAGGCAATAAAAAAGTTCAAGAAGGTTTTGCGCCTTTGGTTGAAGGCTTTATTCGTGTGCCATTTGGTGATGTTGAAGCGATTCAAGAGGCAGCTATCAATCATCCAGATATCGTTGCAATCCTGATTGAACCAATTCAAGGTGAAGGTGGTGTCAATACAGCACCACAGGGTTTTAGTTACCTTGAGGAAGTTCGTGCTTTATGTAATCAGCATAATTGGTTAATGATGCTTGATGAAATTCAAACAGGGAATGGACGTACCGGTAAATACTTTGCTTATCAACATACCAATATTATTCCTGATGTCATGACCACTGCGAAGGGTTTAGGAAATGGTTTCCCTGTTGGTGCAGTAATGACACAGGGTAAAGCGGTAGGCTTACTCGGTGCAGGCAGCCATGGTTCAACATATGGCGGTACAGTACTTGGTTCACGTGTGGTTTACACTGTACTTGATACGCTTGAAAATGAAAAAGCCGTTGAAAATGCAGCCGTAGTTGGAGCCTATATTGTTGATCAACTACGAGCTCAACTGATTGATCAAAATGTACAGGTGCGTGGCTTTGGTATGATGATTGGTATTCAGTTACCAAAAGATTGTGCTGAACTAGTTGCTATTGCACGAGATGAATATAAGTTGATTATTAATGTAACGGCAGGTTCAGTGGTACGTTTATTGCCACCATTAAACATGACTCAAGCTCAAGCTGATGAATTGTTGAAGCGTCTTGTACCTGCAATTCAAGGCTTCTTAGCAGCCTAA
- a CDS encoding CBS domain-containing protein produces MTIVAQVIKNKAVQSIFTISPNATVLEAIKIMADKGVGALVVAEDEKLVGIFSERDYTRKVTLMERSSNTTPVSDIMTSKVITVGLNNTVEECLQLMTDRHLRHLPVLDKEKLVGFISIGDLVKAAMEDQRVLIEQLQQYISG; encoded by the coding sequence ATGACAATCGTTGCCCAAGTCATCAAAAATAAAGCTGTACAATCAATTTTTACAATTTCGCCAAATGCGACTGTACTTGAAGCAATCAAAATTATGGCAGATAAAGGCGTGGGAGCTTTAGTCGTTGCAGAAGATGAAAAGCTAGTTGGTATTTTCTCTGAACGTGACTACACACGTAAAGTGACGTTGATGGAGCGTTCATCAAATACAACACCTGTGTCGGATATTATGACATCTAAAGTCATCACCGTTGGTTTAAACAATACAGTTGAAGAATGCTTGCAATTAATGACCGATCGCCATTTGCGTCACTTACCTGTTTTAGATAAAGAAAAACTTGTTGGTTTTATTTCAATTGGTGACTTAGTCAAAGCTGCAATGGAAGATCAACGCGTTCTTATCGAACAACTTCAACAATATATTTCAGGCTAA
- a CDS encoding DUF2750 domain-containing protein: MYRFNNFQPVSRELMIKISILKTMMYCGVLWGLYHQGWAIKSDHDGHVFPFWLNGVQAHRYAKSNWKNYKPRKITPKDFHESLLPTLTRLQVEPALFNSSHRKFKLSTQQMQHFFFMPEPVMA, translated from the coding sequence ATGTATCGTTTTAATAATTTCCAACCAGTATCACGTGAGTTGATGATTAAAATTTCAATTCTAAAAACAATGATGTATTGTGGCGTACTTTGGGGTTTATATCATCAAGGTTGGGCAATCAAGTCCGATCACGATGGTCATGTATTCCCATTTTGGTTGAATGGCGTACAAGCACACCGTTATGCAAAATCAAATTGGAAAAATTATAAACCACGTAAAATTACACCAAAAGATTTTCATGAATCACTCTTACCAACCTTAACGCGTTTACAAGTAGAGCCTGCTCTATTTAATTCTTCGCATCGCAAATTCAAACTTTCGACACAACAAATGCAGCATTTCTTTTTTATGCCAGAACCAGTTATGGCGTAA